DNA sequence from the Malus domestica chromosome 11, GDT2T_hap1 genome:
CGGTCGAAGAAGAAACTTCTTCACTGATCCGGGTCACGACGCTTCTCTTATAGGTTGGAGGAACAACGTAAGGTAACcgtatatttattttaagttttcaatctttttactCTTTATTACACAATTGGTAATCtacactttttaaattttttcaggCGGTCAAAGTTTCCTGAAATTTACATGTATATTCAAATTTATAATATTCAATttgtattaatattaattacatGTATATTCAAAtcaatttgcttttttttttcatttttctagtcCACCATGGTGGAGAAGGGCCAGACAGTTCTGGAGGAGGTGGTTTCCCAGCTTCCCTTAGAGACCCCGATCGAGGAAGTGTTTCCCCTTGAGGATGCTGGGTTTCAGATCATGATTGACACACTTGATCATACCTTCGGTCGTCAGCATGGGAATGTTCACCGGGGGCTTGGGAAAGCCCGCATTCGAGACCCGTCTGCCTCATCCTCTAGGCAGAGAATTGAACAAGTTGAAATGCTGACGTCTGAAGTGGCGGGCTTGGAGTAGATTGTGGCCCAGCAGTCTTAGATTGTTGCCCAAAACAATTTGATTCACCAAATACGTCGTGCACTTCAGATCTCTAGCATTCAATTCCTCGACGTTGAACTACCTCCAGAAACGACCTCCCAGCCCCTCACCGCAGCAGTTACATCTTCCAACCCCCCGCCGCAGCAGCTACGTCCTCCCAACCCCTCGACACAATAACAACACCACCAGTCAGAGATTGTGACGTTGTAGACTTCTTTTTTTAGTTatgttttaaattgttttcgaatttaaaaatattttttttccattgtatgtacatttagaataatttttcaattcaatattcttctttacattttctatttttattttcattaaattcatttttacataaacgaaaataataataataataaattatttataaaactaatttaaaataaataataaattatttaaaaaactaattttaaaaTCTTACTGCGACAACCTTTATATCCATCGCGCAAGAGTTTATGGGTCAAACCTACATGTCCGTTGCGCAAGAGTTTGTATGTCGAACTTGTATGTTCGTCGCGCAAGACTTTGTGGGTTGAACCCGTGTGACCGTTGCGCAAGAGTTTAGGGGTCGAAACCCAGTTTTATCACTCGGTACGCGCAACGATCAAGACTTCCGTCACACAATCTTCATTTTACGCGACGAAGACTTTTCCTTTGTCACACAATGCCTGACGTCACGAGCTTTGCGAGACGGAGACTTCACCGCCCAATGTTTCCAGCAACAGTTCTTCCCTTTGCATGACAGTTTCCCCTTCGTCGCCCAAGAAGTTATTGCTAGTAGTGTTAATTGTGGCAATGAGAATTATAATATACTAATATTTATCTAATGTGATTTATTGTAGAAGTAACATCCACATTGCCTATTTCTGCTTGCTCTGATCGTGATGATAATGTATCCTGACAAGGTTGAATTGAGTGAAATCTCAGGTTCTATGTTCTTTAATCCTACAATATATCGTTTTGGATTCTTGATTTCGTGAGCTGATTCTTGATTAGATCTAGGTTCTTTCTTAATATTGAGCTGCTTTTATGTTTGATCTGGTTTATTTCTTGAAAACTTCTTAGATTCTTAATAGATAATTGGTAGTATATTAGGATCTTTGATTGTTTGAAGGTTGATGCCATTTCTATGAATCTTGATTAAGAATTggaaaaattaggttctcattccTATTTTtcctactccattgattaaaatcttatctattttcaaatttttatcaaggtccttagATTATAATAAtcgtcattaattatttcaataataatttttttatttcaaattaaataaatatattcatttagtgttagaaacgttacatttggtatatttatatttatggctaaattttatatcatatatttttatttttaatttgtacccattgtTAATTTGCATctcatttatttaatttttacccattttctttttaaatttgtgTCCATAAATTAATtcatttttgtgcccatatcttttaaacttttatttatatttttatccatattttttaatttatttgtacccatttttaatttttgctaaatgtacccatgccattgttctaaaaatccccaccAAGGTGCTAGGCGACTGGCCATCGCcctgattaatgcctaggcgtttgaaaattaagaaatgatgcCTAGACCAGATGAGGCACCCACCTAGACCACCTAGGTACCAGCCTATGTGACAACCTGTCCCTAAATTtacgttttttatttattttaatcgagggaattgatgaaaatgcccctaaAGGCATAGACTTTGACTTCCGTAGAGCACCGTTTAGAGaaacgtatgacttattcttttagaaCATTTGTGTAGTACTCAATGTTACGAACACATAGGTGAAAGCTGTGTGCGAGTCCGGATTAtgacggtatagttacggacgtttgaaaatggttatttatattttagatTATAAAGTGTGAAACTCCCACCTTGTGGGAAGACTGACCAATCAAATTAAAGGGTAAGGACCAATCAAGAAAAGGGGAGAAGAGAAGCAACCAatcagaggagagagagagaaagaaagagagagagagagagagagagagagagagagagagaaacatcaTTTCCCCATTTCTTCAACTCGTGCACACCACAACTCGCCGGTGACCCGGGTTGTTTCCGGGCAatctccaatatttttttttcaggacAACTACACCCATTCATCACTTGCAACCTCTTCCACAACCTCTCATCTACCATTTCCACCAAAAATCAAgggtttttaaggcctaaaccGAATAGAACTTCACCGGAGAACCCGGAGGTTCTCGACGGTGATTCCTTCGATCTAGCGAGTTTCACCACCCACCATTACCCTTTATAAACTCCCCTTGGACctaggaacaagacccaaccaGTGATAGGGGGCCTTGGAACACCGGAGAAGTCGAATCGACGAACACCTATTCTAGGGTTTCCAATGGGCACGTGGCGATTTGAGAAGTCGAATTGACGAACCCCCTAACCTTCCTAAGATAAGTTTGATACCCCAATTCCATAAGTGAAGTCCGATTGATGAAATCTCACCGTTTGGACATAGTTTTGATAGAGGCCGCTACTTGATCCttatatgaattgacgatccgaccgttggatcgtcacctaactttaatacattatagtatgtaatatttgaggatattgaaaaattatggattgggaatccgacgtacggatcttcccgaattggatttgtaagttcgtaaaataaagcgttgaccgccacttgaatttgcaattggcAGAGATTCAACAGTTGGATCgaaatgaaactttagtatgatgttctagaagcataatgtggatctttggaagttatggatcGGAAATCCGAGGTGCGAATCTTCCAGATTGAGATACATAGTGCTATGGACCCTACCGCCAACCTCTGACCGACGGTTGAATTTTAGTCAatgggtttcaaatcattctagaatgtccttgggggatttttttttttgtaagttaAGTGTTctattaataaaaatttaaagaCGTGATTTGATATTTATTTTAGGTAACGATcgttcgtgacgccttgatATTTGTGCTTGAGAGTTGTAGCGCGGACTtcaggtgagtgggcattttttatatatataaatatacatacatacatacatacatacatacatacatatatatatatatatatatatatatagtttccagaaatGTTTTTATATGGAATTATGCTTGCTTGCCATGTCATAAATAAGTTACATTTTAAATAGTGCATTGTTACACTTATGAACTGTATTGTGTGATGCTGCGAAGACTCAGGTAAGTTTCAAGTGAGTATTATGTGATTGAATTGATTGTATTGCCTTGGCATGCATACATTTATTTAGAGCTCATCACGgctgcacctcggtgttagtgctctcgcCCGAGGCCAGGGCATAGtcattcacgtgatgttcacctcccacaccgcacgctcacaataggtggttccaactcgtaggtgacccgtgaTTATTCGCACAGCTTTCACGTGAtctagcacttgagcgtacatatttatacctagctctgtcgtacagaccacaataggtggttacGACTCGTGTGCTAGCATATATTGATGAGTTATAGGTCCAGTCGTAcaagtcacgttaggtgactccgactggcaTACTATTTTATATTGGTTTCACAACTGGTTTACATCTTTTAGTGCTTAAACCTTATGCTATGGCATACTTTAGTTTTCGCTAGCCTTGTGCATTGGTTTTTCGTACTTACGTAGTagtattttctggaaactatacaagttttacagtgaggggttattactttcagaaaagagaaatgtgttttctaaagctttgtttttgtgcccactcacccttctgttttttttttttttttgtgccccttcaggttttagtagctgagttttcgtatcgacgaggattatTGGCATATCccagtataggtggctacctatGGTTACCTTACTGTGCTCTACTTATGCTCTAttatcacgtgtgaaatgggttcataccCGCTCACtgcgcactcttgtatttagacactttatggcttcgtcaccttccaggtgtcggccagcacagcttgaTTTAGAGTCCTAGTGAACATTCCGGGTATGGGTGTGTCAGCCTAGCCCGCGCAGACCCGCCTAGGAACCTGCCTAGGTTACGACTCAtttagatagaaaatagataactttcaatttgcatttaatttttttcaataaattgtaagagacttgttgaatatttAAATGATCGCACACTATACGCTTGTTCCCCATATTGTCATATGTTCCAATAcgtcataatatatatgtcattctattttgtagtttatgatgaaattatatatattttaagtataaacacacttatttacatgaaatataatggatttacttaaatccggctagtccgcctaggcgcccgcctactttaaaattgatttttagctatttattatatttttaaaatattatttgaatttgtttaaaatttcataatttgtgggtcattaaatgcataaatacATGAGTTAAATCTCTTAAATGATGCTAAggacctcaatcaaaatatttaaacaaacaaacaaggtttcaatctAATAATTAGGTTGATTAGAGACGAGAACCAAAATGACCCTTAAGAATTACTACTGAAGATCTAAGAGACTAAATGCCATTGCTTACGAATTTCTTTTGTAGATTTGTGTTTGATTGAAATTTGCGAAGGCCAAAGACGGTGATTTCATTGAGTTGAGTCTTAGTGTTCAGCAGTGAAGTAGTTGTTTGGCTGCAAGTCTTGATACTTCTAATTCTTGGAAGTAGTATGGTAGCTTCTACAACTGTGAAAATTGAAGGATTGTTGGGAACGTTGACAATTAAACTTGGCGACCATAATTACACAAAGTGGGCTTTTTAGTTTAAATATGTGTTGAAAGGCTACAAATTGTTTGATCATTTTGATGACACAGCTGTGTTTCCACCTTAGTTTGCATTGGACATTGAAACTGGAGTAACTAAGGATGTTACCGCTACTTTTCAAGAATGGGAATCCTCTGATTTAGCACTCTGAGCTTGTTAATTGCTACTTTGTCTTATGGTTgaattcttaatttattttgcATGAACACAAACACGTCGATTAACCACGATCAcataagttaatttaatatgattaaacagAATCCAACTTTTCGCTAACCATGCATGTTAATATAATTATTTATACTGACTTTATCCGCGCTTTCGCACACATCCACATTAAAATAGTCCACAATCCAATATAGAGACAACGGTGGAAACCGTCGCTTATGGCCTTCTTGTACAAGTGGGTAAAAACGAGTCTAAGGAATTCCCTCCTTTATGAGAGTTTCATACCTATGTGTTAGTTATTTTCTGCCCATTACTAACTTTAGTAAACATAAAAAAGACATTCTCAATACCTATTCCACAAACCAAATATGAGACTTTGATATAATTACTTAACTCATGATCAACTTCATCACAATCAATATAGGTAGGCAATGATAGAAGGATGTGAATTTGATACATGCCTAAGGGTACAATTGTTATCATAACGAGAATGTATCTGTAAGTTAATCATTGAACCATAACATGCTTTCGGAGGCCAGGAATGTGAGTATTCATAAAATAGTCTTCCCAATCAATGCATTTGGGATCAAAGTTAAATTCTTTTGCGTCTATGTAACACTCACTTGTCAACTTTTGCAGCTCCTCTGAATTGTTGTCATCAAATCTACAATTAAAACGTGTTTAATTTATTATGGTCCATGCTCTTCAATAGTGGAAAATGAGAATAAGTGTATGGTTACAAAAGTATAGTATACGTACATGCCCTTGAATAACATGTAGGGTTTGTATAGCTCTACTAAGCGCATCACCAATGTGAGTTTCCGGCTATTGTTAACATACATGTCCTGGAAATATCCCCCTGAAGCTTTACTTACAAACTTTAATCCCTTCAAAATTGCAAATACGAACATACGAAAGGAAATTAATGATCTGAAAAAAACTACCATGTTTGATAACAATTATTAACAATACAACGAGTATTAAACGGATATTAATTGATTcaagggacactttggatgcggttccTAGCTataaatattctttgattgaaaccttgttagtttttagtttttgattgaggttcctgacattaatgtaataatgtaagttactataatttttaaattaaaaattaaaaattgaaatttgtaattatttatattaatgagattttaaataaaacccataatttatgggattaaaaataataaaatataaattatactctctattatattgtgtgtgtgtgtgtgtgtgtgtgtgtgtgggtacattaaccaaaattaacaaaaaaagttattgtaccaaaacatggatacattctcaaatcaacgaaaaagaatgtacccatataagtttaaacatggattaaaaaatttgaatggattttatattaaaaaaatggtacattttacatataacaaattgatatatttgagaatgggtacatttaagattaaaaaaattgaaaaattatatgaatgggtacatttaagattaaaaaattgagaatctttttatatataaaaaaaaactaataggtacaaacttaatttaatttaattttttattattttggaaatgtttgaattgaaaattaattagaagtttaatagaggtgtgagtattaaaccctaaattaattactaatttttatattaaaaattatataataaacatgtaaattcattatcacattaatgctatgGACTTGAATccaaatttgagaactaataagatCTTAGTCAATTAACAGTAAAAACTAGGGactggatactaatttttccttgatTCAATCTCGATCACACAAAGCACgagatgaaaatatttttgtgtaCCCGGAACAAATGTGATACACCACATGTTATAATATAGATGAACAATAAGGTAAATTGATATGTCTCACTTTAGAGTATACTTTATAATAACCCTCTACTATGACATGTGATGTATCGCCCTATATTTTAtgtacactgaaaaatctctccacgaGATGAGATGACCCATACTTGCAATCGCTATTATATTGTGGATTTTTATATTATGTTATATAGCATTACTGCCGAGGAAATAGAAAGAACAAACCTGCAAAGGTATCATGAAGCAAATTTGCATGTACATGCGAAAAGAAGCCATAGTCCTAAACATTGTGCACTTGCCGACTTTAACAGCGTTTCCATCCTTATTAACCCAGGGACTTTTGGTGAAGTGTCggaacacaaaattatgaaTATCACAAAATTGGATAGGGTTTCCAAATGAGGATCCCACATGGTAAATGACAATAGAAGATTGATTTGCATTCACAACCATAGCTGAAATAATGGAATTTACCACCATGTCTACGGGAATCTGCGCAATTTATAGAATTTAACCACACTTTAGTTACGTATTAGAaaaattttgtttctattaaaatgcttacagaaatttaacaaaaagaaaatagaggAGAAATACAAACCAGAATGGTGTACGTAATTTCCGTTAACTTATCATGCATACATGTGTGTGCATATGCATGtacataatatacatatatataattgtatgtAGTGTTGGGAGGCATCAAGAGATTGATTGACTTTGAACTCACCATATCAAATACAGACATAGGATCAACAAGTAGGCATGTCAACTTTCCTTTGCAATAAGCAGCAATAACGCTATCAATGGTTCTGTAATAGGAACAAATATGTGATTTTTGTTTTGTGGGATCGCCATACATTTTTGTTTTCGTTTGTCTTTCAAAGGCTATCAATATTGACACTTATGACTTTTAATTATTGAATAACGAGATATATTTCAAAAACTAAGAATTTTATGGTGCATGATGCAAGATCATTACCTGAAACCTTGAATCCAACCTGGAAATGGCTCCTTATAAGTGCTGGTAACCACGGTTGGACGGATGATGACTAGCGGTAAATTCTCTCTTGAGTTCTCTAGAAATATTTCTCCCATTGCCTTCGTAAATACATAGGTGTTTGGCCATCCATAAAGTTTGGCCCTGATAATTAGGAATTATATTAACGAAAAACGAAAGATAATTAGcataaatcaactttggaaTGGCACAATATAGTTAAGAGTTGCAAACTTCAACCAGCACTAgcatttcttttactttttatgtCATCAATAAATGGGGAAAATAagccaaaatataaaatttatatgtGAGGGTCAATAGGGCACAATTAGGTATTGATGCTCAACAACCTTTCAATACCAAAATCCTTCATGGTGCTTCTAATATTTTCTTCTGAAGCACCTCTTGCTTTTAGTTCATTCAATTTCTTCTCTACAACTTTCTTTTCCCGTACTTGGAAGTTAAATTTGGTGGTGCCTTTAGCTTTCTCATCCATGAATGAAGATGAATCCTCTGGTATGAGTCCTTCCCTTTCACCACACACATAAGCTGGAAAACAATCATTGATCACCATCAGTTAAGCAAAATGTATCCAATTAAGgacacaaaacccaaaataaaaaggtttcaTTACCCATATATATTTAAAGATAATGTatctaaaaaaatgataattgaAGATGACTCAAAAAAGAAGAGGATAACTACAGTATGGgacaaacagaaaataaaaggaagaGGAAAAGGCTATACTGATTGAAAAACGTAAACTGACCGGTTGATACGTGGAGAAGCATCTCTAGTAATATACATTTCATTGCAAAGCTCAACACATGCAGAACTCCAAATGTATTCACGTCTAGTGCAATATCATATCTGCAAATATGTATACACTTGGTTGTTTACTTATCACTTTAATCAAGAGATTGTACATACAATTACTAACAGTGTATGTGCTGTACATTATACATGTAAAAGATATTGTAGTATGTACATAGGATTTCAATAGTGAAGtttgtgattaatttttttttcttcatacaaGTGGTAATTGGGAAGGACATAAGTCAACACATGACCTCAATTGCAGGGTGAAAGCTCTTACCGTTCATCAAAATTTGTCGTTGCTGCAGAATTAAGTATAATTTGTATTTCAGTGAACATTTCTTCCCTCAATTTGAAGTCTTGCACCCCCAGGTTTTCAGAAGTTACATCTCCTGGGACAGC
Encoded proteins:
- the LOC103417541 gene encoding alcohol-forming fatty acyl-CoA reductase-like — protein: MELKTILGYLQEKTILVTGATGFLAMVFLEKILRVQPDVKKVYLLLRAPDTNSANDQMHNEIIGKALFKVLREKLGADFDSFISEKVVAVPGDVTSENLGVQDFKLREEMFTEIQIILNSAATTNFDERYDIALDVNTFGVLHVLSFAMKCILLEMLLHVSTAYVCGEREGLIPEDSSSFMDEKAKGTTKFNFQVREKKVVEKKLNELKARGASEENIRSTMKDFGIERAKLYGWPNTYVFTKAMGEIFLENSRENLPLVIIRPTVVTSTYKEPFPGWIQGFRTIDSVIAAYCKGKLTCLLVDPMSVFDMIPVDMVVNSIISAMVVNANQSSIVIYHVGSSFGNPIQFCDIHNFVFRHFTKSPWVNKDGNAVKVGKCTMFRTMASFRMYMQICFMIPLQGLKFVSKASGGYFQDMYVNNSRKLTLVMRLVELYKPYMLFKGIFDDNNSEELQKLTSECYIDAKEFNFDPKCIDWEDYFMNTHIPGLRKHVMVQ